GGAATAGAAAAGTTTATATATAAATTAGTTATTAATAATATTTCTCAAATTGATTATGTGAAAAATTTTCATAATGGCTCTTATAATGATATAGGTCATGCCGAGAGATTTATTGGTGTTGGTATAGGTTTCAAAGAAGTTCATCTCAGGAATTTAACTTATTTTTCTCATTTAGATACTGTCGAAGAAGGGGCGCCAGATTTAGATGTAGGAGTGAAGATTTTTACTGGATTAAATGTTTCAAAAGATTTACCTATTCCAGTAGTTATAAGATTTGATTACTCTGGCAAAGTACCTGGTGCAAAAGAGAGAGCAATAAAAGATTGTGAAAGAGTTAATAATGCGATATCAATTAGATATAAAAATTTAGTTGATCAAGGTTTGTTACATACTTGCTCTACTATTAGAGATAGGGACAACATTCATTCCGCCCAAATTATTGGAATGTCTTTAGATAAAAAAACAGAGGAGGCTCACTAGTTATGTTGATTTGCAAGGTTGTTAAACCACTTGTATCTACCAATAGGATTCCTGGTTTTGAACATAAACATCTACAGGTTGTCTTGGATGGTTCTTCAAGTAAGGTTGCTGTAGATGCTGTTGGGTGTAAGCCAGGAGATTGGGTTATTTGTGTTGGAAGTTCTGCCGCTAGAGAAGCTGCGGGAAGCAAATCTTATCCAAGCGATTTAACGATTGTTGGAATAATAGATCATTGGGATCCTAATAACTCAAAAAACTAGGAGGGTAGAAATTATGGAAATAATGAAAGTATTAGGAAGAATGGTATGTACTCAAAGAGTCGCTGGCTTAGGTCATATGAATTTACGAATTTTGGAAAATAATAAGGGAAAGAAATTAGTGGCTGTTGATCCTGTTGGTGCTAGAGAAGGTAATTGGGTTTTTACCGCTAGTGGCTCTGCTGCGAGATTTGCTTGTCCTAATCCAGAAGTTCAAACCGATTTAACTATTGGGGGTATAATTGATTATTGGGAGAATGATTAAATACTTCAACTAAAAATCTTATTGAGAAACTTTGTTGACTGTATAGTGTACTTAATCCTGAATAAAAAATTTAATGTGGAACAAAAGAGAATCACCTTTAAGGATTGAAAAAAGATTTGAATTTGAGGAATACTCAAAAATAAGTAAATTCATGGGGAAAATTGAGAAATTATGTAAAGAAAAGGATCTCTATCCAAATATCAGTTTTGGTAAGAATTTTGTTAGTCTTTCAATTTTTTTAAATAACCAAAATACATCTGATAAGGAAAAAGACTTTTCAAAGGATATAGATAAATTTTATTTAGAAGATTAATCCCTTTTAAAAATTATTGGGCTTGGCAATATCTCTTTTGATTAAAGCCATTAAATAGGTTGGCGCTTTATATCTTCCTGGTAGACATCTATTTAAAGTTTCAAGATGGCCCCAACATACTGTCTTTTGTATGTCTTTAACTGAACTGCCTTTTAAAATTAATAGTCTAAGAGCTTTACAAAATAAAGGATAGCCTGCTTCTAATTCATCTATATTAAGCTTTGCTGCTGACATAGACCAAATAGGAATTACCAATTAATAATCTATACAAATAAGGTGCACAATTGGATCATATTTCAAATTTCTAAATAATTAGAAATTAATCTATAAATGCAACGCAATCTATTTCAACTAAGACTCCTTTGGGTAGAGATGAAACTTCCACACAGGCCCTTGCTGGAGGATTTTCTACATTGAAAAATTCACTATATATCTTATTGACAATTTGAAAATTATTTAGGTCTGTTAAGTAAATAGTTGTTTTCACTACATCGTCAATCTTTGCTCCGCCAGCTTTAAGAACAGCTGAGAGATTTTTTAAAACTTGAATAGTCTCCTTCTCTATATCACCCAAACATGTAATTTCATTTAAAGCTGGGTCTATAGCAATTTGGCCAGAACAATAAATAAAATTACCAGCTTTTATTGCTTGATTATAAGGTCCGACTGGATCTGGAGCATTAGATGTTTGGATTACTTTCTTTGTGGACATTTGTTTAAGATGATATCTATCTATTTAAACCCATAAATCTTTATTTGCTCTTAAAAAAGTAAATTCTTCTAAATTTTTTGCTCTTAAAAAAAGGTTGATTTTCATTTCTTCATCTAATAAAAATGGAATTGTCAATTCATTAAGAGAAAGTTTTTTTTCAACTTGCAAAAGTTTATTTTTTATATCTTTATCTTTAGGCTTGAGATTCAATGCCCACAATAGATTTGACTTGGTATATTCATGAGCACAATATATTAGCGTATTGCTTGGTAATGACTTTATTCTTGTTAGAGAGTAGTACATTTGTTGAAAAGTCCCTTCAAAAATTCTTCCACAGCCACCTGAAAATAATGTGTCACCAATAAAAAGAATAGGATTGTCACCATTCAAAAAGAAGGCGATATGTGTGCTTGTATGCCCTAATACTTCAATTATTTTTACTTCTTCTCCTAAAATATTTAAAATTTCGCCATCCTGTACTGATATATTTTGAAAAGGTATTCTTTTTTTTTCCTTGGAAGAAGCAATTACCTTAACATTTGGCCATCTTTCAATAAGATTTTTAGTCCCTCCAATATGATCTGAATGATGATGAGTTTGTAAAATAGCTTTCAATTGAAAATTGTTTTCATCTATATATCTAATTACTGGTTCGTGTACAGATGGATCTATAACCACTACTGATTTATCTTTTTCCCATAACCAAATGACATTATCACTTAAAACTCTCAGCCCTATTATATTATGAGCTTTATTAAATTCCATTGTTAACTTAGAATAAAGAATCTTTGGAAGAAATTGATCTATGTTTACTATAGCTTTACCAAAAGGAGCTCTGCTAGAAGATTCAATTTCAATTTTTAGAAGAGCGGGGTTAGATTTCTCTAATGCTTTGGAGGAAAATAATAGATCACTAACCTTTGAATCAAATTGCAAACGAGCTAAAGCTTTATTGGTGAGAAATGGAGATGTTCCTGTTTATGTAAGTTATGGGCAGGCTGATTTAGGTATCGTTGGATATGACGTTTTACAAGAATCTGACTTAAAAGTCGCAAAATTACTTGATTTGAGATTTGGCGGTTGTCATATGTCATTGGCGGTTAAAAACAATAGCAATTATTTAAAACCAACTGATCTGCCTGCGAATTGTAAAGTGGCAAGTAAATTCACAAAAACAGCAAGATCTTATTTTGATGAATTAAATATACCTGTAGAAATAGTTCATTTGACAGGATCAGTAGAGCTTGGCCCTATTACAGGTATGGCAGAGGCAATAGTTGATTTGGTGGCAACCGGAAAGACTCTTAAAGAGAATGGTTTAATTAAAATAGATGATCTTTTCTACTCGACTGCAAGACTAATTGGAAATCCTTTATCTATGAGGTTGGATGATAATCATCTCAGAGATACGATTTTATCTATAGAATCGACTAATTCTTTATAGAAGATTATTTAAATGTTTTTTAATGATTTTAGAAGGATTAGAAAGTTAGGTAAATATTTAACTAAAGATAAAAAGACAATCTATTTGATTTTAATAGTTTTGTTACCTGTATCTTTCTCTGGAGCTATTCAACCACTATTAGTAGGTCAAGCAATTACTATTCTTAAAAACGAAAGTACAGATGTCTGGCTAAGTAAAACTTTCTTTGGGCAGTCAATAAATGCCATAATCTTAACTCTTTTAATAACTGTTTTATTTAGGTTGGTTTTGCAAGGATACCAAACTTACAATATCCAAGCGGTGGGGCAAAGATTAACTGCAAGAATAAGAAG
This window of the Prochlorococcus sp. MIT 1314 genome carries:
- a CDS encoding carboxysome peptide A, producing the protein MLICKVVKPLVSTNRIPGFEHKHLQVVLDGSSSKVAVDAVGCKPGDWVICVGSSAAREAAGSKSYPSDLTIVGIIDHWDPNNSKN
- a CDS encoding carboxysome peptide B, whose amino-acid sequence is MEIMKVLGRMVCTQRVAGLGHMNLRILENNKGKKLVAVDPVGAREGNWVFTASGSAARFACPNPEVQTDLTIGGIIDYWEND
- a CDS encoding DUF3136 domain-containing protein; protein product: MSAAKLNIDELEAGYPLFCKALRLLILKGSSVKDIQKTVCWGHLETLNRCLPGRYKAPTYLMALIKRDIAKPNNF
- a CDS encoding RidA family protein, producing the protein MSTKKVIQTSNAPDPVGPYNQAIKAGNFIYCSGQIAIDPALNEITCLGDIEKETIQVLKNLSAVLKAGGAKIDDVVKTTIYLTDLNNFQIVNKIYSEFFNVENPPARACVEVSSLPKGVLVEIDCVAFID
- the gloB gene encoding hydroxyacylglutathione hydrolase; translation: MEFNKAHNIIGLRVLSDNVIWLWEKDKSVVVIDPSVHEPVIRYIDENNFQLKAILQTHHHSDHIGGTKNLIERWPNVKVIASSKEKKRIPFQNISVQDGEILNILGEEVKIIEVLGHTSTHIAFFLNGDNPILFIGDTLFSGGCGRIFEGTFQQMYYSLTRIKSLPSNTLIYCAHEYTKSNLLWALNLKPKDKDIKNKLLQVEKKLSLNELTIPFLLDEEMKINLFLRAKNLEEFTFLRANKDLWV
- the hisG gene encoding ATP phosphoribosyltransferase, with translation MFTIALPKGALLEDSISIFRRAGLDFSNALEENNRSLTFESNCKRAKALLVRNGDVPVYVSYGQADLGIVGYDVLQESDLKVAKLLDLRFGGCHMSLAVKNNSNYLKPTDLPANCKVASKFTKTARSYFDELNIPVEIVHLTGSVELGPITGMAEAIVDLVATGKTLKENGLIKIDDLFYSTARLIGNPLSMRLDDNHLRDTILSIESTNSL